In Luteimonas viscosa, the genomic window CGACGCCGGCGTTGACCAGTTTCAGCGAGTGTTCGCGATCGAACGAGCGCACCAGCAGCTTCGCCTGCGGGAAGTGGTGCTTGGCCAGCTCGACCACGGTGTCGGCCGCGGCGCGGTCGTCGATGCACACCGCGATCGCGCGTGCGCTGTGCGCCCCGGAGGCGTGCAGCACGTCGAGGCGGCGGCCGTCGCCGTAGAACACCTTGAAGCCGAACTGGGCTGCGCTGGTGATCATCTCGATGTCGGTGTCGATGATAGTGACGTCCACGTCGCGCGCCAGCAGCGACTGGCTCATCACCTGGCCGAAGCGGCCGAAGCCGATGATCAGCACGCTCCCGGTCTGGCCCTCGACGGCTTCCACGCCGTCGAGCGAAAGCGACTCCTTCGGCGCCAGCCTGCGCATGGCCAGCACCACCAGCGGGGTCAGTACCATCGACAGCACCACGATCGCGGTCAGGTTGTCGTTGACCTCGGCATCGATGATGCCGGCGGTTTCCGCCGCCGCATAAAGTACGAACGCGAACTCGCCGCCCTGCGCCATCAGCGTGGCGCGGTCGAGCGCATCGCGATGGCTGCTGCGCAGCAGCCGTGCTATCAGGTAGATGCACGCCGCCTTGACCAGCATCATCGCCGGGACCGCGACCAGGATCAGCGTCCAGTTCGCGCGCACCACCGCGAGGTCGAGCGACATCCCCACGGCGACGAAGAACAGCCCGAGCAGGATGCCTCGGAACGGTTCGATGTCGGCTTCGATCTGGTGGCGGAATGTCGATTCCGACAGCAGCACGCCGGCGATGAACGCGCCCATCGCCATCGACAGCCCGCCCATCTCCATCAGCACCGCCGCGCCCAGCACCACCAGCAGCGCGGCGGCGGTCATCACCTCGCGCGCCTTGGCGGCCGCCAGGATCCGGAACAGCGGGTTGAGCAGGAACACCCCGGCGACGATCAGCGCGGCCAGCGAAGCCACGGCGATGCCGAAGCCGACCAGCCTGGGCGGCGCGTCGGGATCGACCGGTGCGTGCGACATGAACGCGACCAGCGCCAGCAGCGGCACGATCAGCAGGTCCTCGAACAGCAGGATCGAGACCATGCGCTGGCCACGCGGGAGCGCGATGTCGCCGCGCTCGCCCAGCAACTGCATGACGATCGCGGTCGAGGTGAGCACGAAGCCGGCGCCGGCGATGAATGCCACCTGGGGCGACAGCCCGAACGCGAGGCCCACGCCCGTCAACGCCAGGGTGCAGGCCGCGATCTGCAGCGCGCCCAGCCCGAAGATCTGCCGGCGCAGGCTCCACAGGTGGGAAGGACGCATCTCCAGCCCGACCACGAACAGGAACATCACCACGCCCAGTTCGGCGAAATGCAGGATCGATTGCGGGTGCGAGAACCAGCCCAGGCCGAACGGCCCGATCACGAGCCCGGCGGCCAGGTATCCCAGCACCGGGCCCAGCCCGAGCTTGCGGAACAACGGCACCGCGACCACGGCGGCGCCCAGCAGTGCGACCGCCGCGATCAGGTGGTCGGGGTCGGCGCCGGCGGCCACGTCTTCAGCGCCTGCGCGTGGGCGCTGCGAGCGAGAGCAGCAGGAAGCCGCCGACGATCGCGACGTTCTTCATGAAGTGCAGCAACTGCGCGCTGCGTGCCGGCTCGGCCAGCGACCAGAACGGGTGCGAGAGCACGGCGTCGGCCACCATCAGCAGCGCCGCCAGCAGGGCGGTCCAGCGCAGTTTCCAGCCGGCCGCCATCAACAGGCCCAGCACCAGTTCGGCGGCACTGAAACTCAGGGTGGCGCCGCTGGTCGGCACGCCCTGGTAGGCGTTCCACAGGCGCCAGGCCCCCATCACGATGAACACGCTGGCCAGCAGCAGGCGGGCGAGGGTGGTGCCGGGGTTCGACGACGGCGAACGGAAGGACATGCGGCGCTCGGAGGGCGGGACCCGCATAAGGGTGGCATAGCGCCCCGGGCGCTTCCACCCTTCCACCCGACCGAAACCGCCCCGGGCAGCTGGCGCGCCGGGGACGTTGCGCACCTGCGTGGCCTGAAGCGGAGCCGCCGGGGCCGCCGCCGCAGCGACCCCAGGGTGAACGCCAGGAGGGCGGGTGCGCCGGCGGCTGGCGCGACGGCGCCCGAATCCGTACAATGCCGGCGTTTGCAAAACGGCTGCCCGCCGCGTTCCGACGCGGCACACGATCCTGGCAGGCCGGCCACGGGCTCCACCCATGGCGTCCTCTCCCGCACGTCTTTCGTCGCGCAGACACGGTCCGGAATCTCCGGTCGCCGTCAAAATTTTGCCCGCAACGCGGATCTGGATGGTTCCGGGCAAGCCAGTCGAAGGCGCTTCTTCGATGTCCGTGTCCACGCCGTGGCTTCACGGCGCGGAGCGCGGTTGGCTGCCACGGAGTACTTTCCCAATGACGTTCGAATCCCTCGGGCTCTCGCCCGCGTTGCTGCGCGCGCTGTCCGATTCCAACTACACCACGCCCACCCCGATCCAGGCGCAGGCGATTCCGCCGGCGCTCGCCGGCAACGACATCCTCGGCGCGGCCCAGACCGGCACCGGCAAGACCGCCGCGTTCGGCCTGCCGCTGCTGCAGGCGCTGGCCAGGGAAACCCCGGCCAAGGGGCCGCGCAAGGCGCGCGCCCTGGTACTGGTGCCCACGCGCGAGCTGGCGGTGCAGGTCAGCGACAGCCTCAAGACCTACGGCCGCCACCTGCGGCTCAACGTGACCATGATCTTCGGCGGCGTCGGCATGCAGCCGCAGATCGACAACCTGCGTCGCGGCGTCGACATCCTGGTCGCCTGCCCGGGCCGCCTGCTCGACCACCTCGACTCGGGGCACGCCAAGCTCGACGGCGTGGAACTTCTGGTGCTCGACGAAGCCGACCGCATGCTCGACATGGGCTTCCTGCCGTCGATCAAGCGGGTGCTCTCGCGCGTGCCCAAGCAGCGCCAGACGATGCTGTTCTCGGCCACGTTCGAGCCGCGCATCCGTGCGCTGGCGATGGAACTGCTCGACCGCCCGACCGAAGTGCAGGTGGCCGCGCAGAACACCATCGCCGACACCATCGTGCACCGCGTGCACCCGGTCGACGCCTCGCGCAAGCGCGACCTGCTGGTCGAGATCCTGTCGACCCGCCACACCGACCAGGTGCTGGTGTTCGGCAAGACCAAGCACGGCTGCAACCGGCTGGCCGAACAGCTCGAGAAGGCCGGCCTGCCGGCGCTCGCGATCCACGGCAACAAGAGCCAGGCGCAGCGGCAGAAGGCGCTGGACCAGTTCAAGTCGGGCAAGGCGCGGATCCTGGTCGCCACCGACGTGGCCGCGCGCGGGCTCGACATCCCCAACCTGCCGCTGGTGATCAACCACGACCTGCCGATGGTCGCCGAGGACTACGTGCACCGCATCGGCCGCACCGGCCGCAACGGCCTGCAGGGCGAGGCGCTGTCGCTGGTGTCGCCGGAAGAGGGCGGGCTGCTGCGCGACATCCAGCGCATGCTCAAGGCCGACATCGCGATGGAGACCGTGCGCGGCTTCGAGCCGTCGCAGGCACTCCGTCTCGACGGCAACCAGCCCGGTCGCCGTGGCAGCGGTCCGAAGCCCGCCGGCGGCCAGCGTCCGCCGCGCAAGCCCGCGCATCGCGCGCACGGCAAGCCGCAGGACCGCGGCGCGCATGCGCATGCCGGTCCGAAGCAGTCGCGCGGCGGCGATCGCCGCGGCGGACAGGGTGCCGGACGCTCGCGCGACGGCGGCAGCGTCCGCGCCTGACGCCGCACAGAGGTAAGAGAGTCTTCTCCCAACCGGGGGAAGCTCTGCGTCTGTTCGTGGACCGGGGGCCGGGTACGGATGCCCTTGGGTCCGAATGTCCCCCGGCGACGGCCTGCGGCCGTCGCCTCCTCCTTGATTTCGCACCCAAGGGCATCCGCACCCGGCGTGCCGGACTGTTGGCGTTCAAAGCGCGCAAGCCTGAGTACCTGGCTGGCGCCTGGCGCACGCGCCCGCAAGTCGAGCCTCGTCGTGGCCGGTAGCCCTTTGCGGCGAAATCAAGGGGGAGGCATCCGCGTGCGGCGGATGCCGGAGGACATTCGCCGCAAAGGGCTGCCGGTCGCGGCGAGGCCCGTCAGGTCGCGATGACCTGGGGCAATGCGAAGCGGTGGGGTAACAGTCCCTCTTCGCTCCTGCCACGACCGACCCTTTCCGGGAGTTGGGCGAAAAACCGAAAAAATGCCCCTTCCTTGCGGAAGGGGCAGCCGGGGGGGCCGCGGTCAGCGCGGCAACCGCAATCTGGTCCTGTGGAAATCGCTGGGCGCGCCGGCATCGCGGGCGAAGAACAGCTCGCCGCGCTCCCACAGCACGGTGGGATGGAACTCGTCGGCGGCGGTGTTGACGCAGGGGCCGAGGTTGACGCCGGCCGAGAACCCGCCGCGACCGAGCCGGCTCACGTAGAGGTCGCCCCAGCCGTACCCTTCGTCCTCGAGCCCGTCGTCGGGACGATCGAGGCGCACGAACAGCAGGGTCTTGCCGTCGGGTGAAATCTCCGGGTTGAACTCCCAGCGCTGCGCTGTGTTCACGCCCGGGCCGACGCGTTCCGGGGCGCCGTAGCTGCCATCCCAGCGTCGTTTGCTGCGCCAGATGTCGACGTCCTCGGTGGGGACCGGAGCCTTGACCCGCGCGAAATAGAGATTGCCGTGCAGGTCGACGCTGGGATACAGCTCGTCGTAGCCGTCGGCGTTGACCTCGTTGCCCAGGTGCACCGGTTCGCTCCAGCCGTTCCAGGTGCGGCGGACCATCCACAGGTCCATGTCGCCGCGCGGCTGTCCGTCGACCGGGCGCATCGACGAGAAGAACATCGCCGTGCCGAGCGGGGTGACGAACGGGTCCATGTCGGCGTATTGCCCGGAGAACGGCACCACCACCGGCGTCGACCAGTGGCCGCCGGGCAGCCGGTGCGAGGTGCGGATCTCGGCGCGCTCGCGCGTGCCCGGCCACCAGCCCTCGCTGTGCGACC contains:
- a CDS encoding PD40 domain-containing protein, whose amino-acid sequence is MKRMAMMAGVFSIAAAACAHADGPAGANRHGCPPVEVFAPGVISVEGSWQWRLSFTPTRLQAYWSHSEGWWPGTRERAEIRTSHRLPGGHWSTPVVVPFSGQYADMDPFVTPLGTAMFFSSMRPVDGQPRGDMDLWMVRRTWNGWSEPVHLGNEVNADGYDELYPSVDLHGNLYFARVKAPVPTEDVDIWRSKRRWDGSYGAPERVGPGVNTAQRWEFNPEISPDGKTLLFVRLDRPDDGLEDEGYGWGDLYVSRLGRGGFSAGVNLGPCVNTAADEFHPTVLWERGELFFARDAGAPSDFHRTRLRLPR
- a CDS encoding DEAD/DEAH box helicase, giving the protein MTFESLGLSPALLRALSDSNYTTPTPIQAQAIPPALAGNDILGAAQTGTGKTAAFGLPLLQALARETPAKGPRKARALVLVPTRELAVQVSDSLKTYGRHLRLNVTMIFGGVGMQPQIDNLRRGVDILVACPGRLLDHLDSGHAKLDGVELLVLDEADRMLDMGFLPSIKRVLSRVPKQRQTMLFSATFEPRIRALAMELLDRPTEVQVAAQNTIADTIVHRVHPVDASRKRDLLVEILSTRHTDQVLVFGKTKHGCNRLAEQLEKAGLPALAIHGNKSQAQRQKALDQFKSGKARILVATDVAARGLDIPNLPLVINHDLPMVAEDYVHRIGRTGRNGLQGEALSLVSPEEGGLLRDIQRMLKADIAMETVRGFEPSQALRLDGNQPGRRGSGPKPAGGQRPPRKPAHRAHGKPQDRGAHAHAGPKQSRGGDRRGGQGAGRSRDGGSVRA
- a CDS encoding monovalent cation:proton antiporter-2 (CPA2) family protein, whose protein sequence is MAAGADPDHLIAAVALLGAAVVAVPLFRKLGLGPVLGYLAAGLVIGPFGLGWFSHPQSILHFAELGVVMFLFVVGLEMRPSHLWSLRRQIFGLGALQIAACTLALTGVGLAFGLSPQVAFIAGAGFVLTSTAIVMQLLGERGDIALPRGQRMVSILLFEDLLIVPLLALVAFMSHAPVDPDAPPRLVGFGIAVASLAALIVAGVFLLNPLFRILAAAKAREVMTAAALLVVLGAAVLMEMGGLSMAMGAFIAGVLLSESTFRHQIEADIEPFRGILLGLFFVAVGMSLDLAVVRANWTLILVAVPAMMLVKAACIYLIARLLRSSHRDALDRATLMAQGGEFAFVLYAAAETAGIIDAEVNDNLTAIVVLSMVLTPLVVLAMRRLAPKESLSLDGVEAVEGQTGSVLIIGFGRFGQVMSQSLLARDVDVTIIDTDIEMITSAAQFGFKVFYGDGRRLDVLHASGAHSARAIAVCIDDRAAADTVVELAKHHFPQAKLLVRSFDREHSLKLVNAGVDFQIRETFESAVAFGEAALREIGIDVDEAARIAEQVRRLDAERFELEIAGNDTRAGIPLLINNTGNAPKPTPFTTPRREGQRIDGEAGAQAPAPPGG